The Vespula vulgaris chromosome 4, iyVesVulg1.1, whole genome shotgun sequence genome has a segment encoding these proteins:
- the LOC127062981 gene encoding zinc finger homeobox protein 3 isoform X2 has translation MPSSEPHPPQYHLQHHNIPPSHLQQHASTAIGQHQLYQQLVAAHHHQQQQQQQQQQQQQQNQRQQQHGGPFQNSPYAQQKQEMSPEEEGGRGGGSPPAAGAALHQPHHPRTASPPSGTEPCTRDAIPTPTPIADTTTTTTTTTITMQSQAQQQQQQAPSPSPSPTGGDVEKFDGKIVYNPDGSAYIIEGESELSEDDSLPDGCIVDGRGVSVPHSLVFPQIASAYYVSRLYAHQAYQQQQQQQQQQRSAQQQHNPDLPVMHSYRVISYRSAEGSKQPPPPPAAPPPPAASVPVKPILMCFICKLSFGYAKSFVAHAQGEHQINLMEDERQILSHSTASAIIQAVGRGKQPLVSFLEPVTSSTCAQSSPAQTQNQQQQQQRSESTEHEAPTTTSTPSSTPGIPSSPQQQQTIQRPSSSTPSTPTSHSNHPIYNHQTHQQQQQWTGGQVSAASWAKAPDAAALHYTSPPPPTTSTKGSPSSYAALTQQPPNFLTGTTIGVCPEHMQGRPSGVECPKCELILASSRLAGPGGPLAGIHSRNSCKTLKCPKCNWHYKYQETLEIHMKEKHPESETSCIYCIAGQPHPRLARGETYTCGYKPYRCEVCNYSTTTKGNLSIHMQSDKHLNNMQELQQGGGGASGTNNPSSSQDTPMPTRSPHHQQNHSPHLSGQAGSQGKPKPTFRCDVCNYETNVARNLRIHMTSEKHTHNMLVLQQNVKHMQTLSALQSHHQQAQHHHQQAQQQHQQQLEQLLHLGGLDKPQHAEAALADMAYNQALLIQMMTGGQLPPQLPPELMGGMAGMGAMGGLAGDVGLSPDSMEPPPEPADPDPSHLYHCCVCNNFATDSLEALGHHLAADRTRTREGEILALVAGHFVCKLCSYKTNLKANFQLHCKTDKHLQRLQHVNHVKEGGPRNEWKLKYLASPTSAAQLRCHACDYYTNSAHKLALHAASPRHEAAALLLRHLLEASANIPSPGKLYHCALCGFSARHRLPLLQHVRSLRHLQMEQLHQLHRRSGIQGNETPHTDIGDVFQVVSDPDVPPTQQPSPTTPTTPNAPSTNNERRDEGSDCGSEVKQEPENDQEVEAEAENEQEEINCPYCTYQPTSREELKQHLQVAHVQDSEDKAEVVKEEPPPELLCPLCQDGFRERAALEKHVMQIHSVNADGLQRLLLLVDQSHWLNNNPRSSSTPAVTTPTSPSTTSKLHQEEDTNERSGGNEEVEEIARCTVCGRVCRSLEELQQHHREAHPASTPTLAVSEKHVYKYRCGQCSLAFKTLEKLQQHSQYHAIRDATKCALCARSFRSVQALQRHLESAHADLHEDELAQYKQSLLHAHPLLQALTEEAIRRQGGLIGEQNTEDDGGRGDEEESDASDSSPLHKEQRLLEDYLNSQPVAEDSYHDPGRKFKCHRCKVAFTRQSYLTGHNKTLLHRKGEKMSYPMEKYLDPNRPYKCDVCKESFTQKNILLVHYNSVSHLHKLKRAMQEQGNNNTLISVVPPASPTESPDSQQDQDKKPYKCNICKVAYSQGSTLDIHMRSVLHQTRASKLPDLAASGQLDLARPLIEQPPPSSPNSPPCNTNTSNAGTMLSCPRCSALFVNQEQLSTHQQLYCIFSNPLALFQQLAASQQLASTGPAKTPPPTSTTPGPHQHLQQVTQHSSQTAQELLAQPRHKTSQMYKHLLESFGFDLVMQFNENHQRRQRKEEEAAAALQAQQEQQKQEQQKQALAAQAAQEREEEIEEHTDEDVIPELTRSTCQHCNKEFSSVWVLKAHCEEVHRDLVPREFLEKYAQQFKCEYEKKSVVVTAATSSSTTTAPRSSTPAASQPQDISSEKEQREKEKEDNLEIKERITRTPEATSTTPATTPVLSNTPVSSTDSITPTVLPTNPQHQHTIPQQQQQQQQQQQQQQQQQQQQQQQQQHAQLTLAQQVSEMQAALNAMAASQLQQQLQQYPGLMMGMMGLPLGLNVPALAAMNLQPPLVPMMLPPPPYDGAAAAYPPINAQADLLAKQHLALQQQQAAAANAAASQKRARTRITDEQLKILRAHFDINNSPGEEQILDMAAQSGLPPKVIKHWFRNTLFKERQRNKDSPYNFNNPPSTTLNLEEYEKTGEAKVTPLNSSVSGGSSSDDKSPNKQTTPPPSMATVCNSQTTEIKQETLDQPQCHQQSQQSQQSHQEEQHHSPGSSGGQQSRPHSPALSMSSVFSGIHHDVSSHTPSTTTAPSTPMLPPKLTPQNFASPTPGGGGVVPSAIAAMALTPQRSLSPGRGPTDYSFGGNSNGSNSSGGSSGKRANRTRFTDYQIKVLQEFFENNAYPKDDDLEYLSKLLGLSPRVIVVWFQNARQKARKVYENQPAAEPVTPGGREGDDGSGRFQRTPGLNYQCKKCLLVFQRYYELIRHQKTHCFKEEDAKRSAQAQAAAAQVAAVLSSEDSNSSSTTTTTNAVTNNPPTTPALTEQLQQPLNATASPHHQQQTLSQQHQQSQQQSQQQQQQQQQQQQQQQAQTESKEGSFQCDKCNLMFGRFELWREHQLVHIMNPSLFPPAYPPDSPFGILQQQALNATSGAATDAPHPLIAMMQDRKRKYEDFDDTSGTDARSNSEHSEQPKDKRLRTTILPEQLDYLYQKYQIESNPSRKMLETIAREVGLKKRVVQVWFQNTRARERKGQFRAHSQVINKRCPFCPALFKVKSALESHLSSKHADQVARGEVNIDNIPDEELSMESAPSNPSTPNMMPPLFPPFNTDMEASLKKYYEESMKRYISELQAHASNGKQESSNHQSGVNIGESPLDLSKPVDLSRPVKLSLGGLSNLLEEQHSGHFRGGSDCGPLTDLSERSICGDDDSMSETTEFLDDESGPASPASSTQSSRQGPATGVNAGTTVGPAASGNTSVPAGATGQSAGKRYRTQMSATQVKVMKSLFSDYKTPTMAECEMLGREIGLPKRVVQVWFQNARAKEKKARLAAGLPAEGSAVQPHRGPTGPDECRLCSVRYSPKSPLQEHVFSRRHIDSVRVAVEEGSLVPPTPGAPITAQPVCASATIPNSPLIVTNQQQPAQQQQQQQQQQQQQQQQQQQQQQQSAQQQQSDENMMYGSLFLHPTAMFQPQQQQHPAAAAASTATTTAAAQGLSGSVHGASLMSLHVEGGTQVQVPRSLMQAFLQQDPNHPGLETVRLPTPPCDSNENVQAQHCREVETELCLVCRRCGRAYPQESTLLVHQRSCYLGNQQRRGALRLVQSRYACTLCDPGSNTPQRTYTTVTEWRRHSETPQHRARLEIVQGRQQQQQQQQQQQQQFGYPDPNGQTGNEEANPLTDEMEDVVNQITLLAARAAAESTTGQSQGNNERANQDNNNGPDAKRQKLVQEVTALAGAR, from the exons ATGCCCTCCAGTGAGCCCCATCCCCCCCAGTACCACCTTCAACATCACAACATTCCTCCCTCTCATCTTCAACAACACGCGTCAACCGCGATCGGGCAACATCAGCTCTATCAGCAGCTGGTGGCGGCCCATCAtcatcagcagcagcagcagcagcagcagcaacaacaacaacaacagaatCAGCGACAGCAGCAACACGGCGGGCCTTTCCAAAATTCCCCGTACGCGCAGCAAAAGCAGGAGATGAGCCCGGAGGAGGAGGGGGGTCGAGGGGGCGGGTCCCCCCCGGCTGCTGGGGCTGCCCTTCACCAGCCCCACCACCCCCGCACGGCTAGTCCACCCTCGGGCACAGAACCCTGCACTCGCGACGCGATACCGACACCTACCCCCATCGCGGACACGACCACCACGACCACGACAACTACCATAACGATGCAGTCGCAAGctcagcaacagcaacaacaagcTCCGAGTCCTAGTCCAAGTCCGACAGGTGGTGACGTCGAGAAGTTCGACGGGAAGATAGTTTACAATCCGGACGGTTCGGCTTACATCATAGAGGGCGAAAGCGAGCTCAGCGAGGACGATTCTCTGCCGGACGGCTGCATCGTCGACGGTCGTGGCGTCTCCGTTCCTCATTCTTTGGTATTTCCTCAAATTGCTAGCGCTTACTACGTATCGCGGCTCTACGCCCACCAAGCTTaccaacagcaacagcaacaacaacagcaacagagATCGGCGCAGCAGCAACATAATCCGGATTTGCCTGTTATGCATAGTTATCGAGTAATTAGTTATAGGAGTGCGGAAGGTAGCAAGcaacctcctcctccaccgGCAGCACCCCCACCCCCGGCTGCTTCCGTGCCCGTAAAGCCCATCCTAATGTGTTTCATTTGCAAGCTAAGCTTCGGCTACGCTAAAAGTTTCGTCGCTCATGCCCAGGGCGAAcatcaaataaatttgatgGAAGACGAGAGGCAGATACTTTCGCACTCGACTGCGTCCGCCATTATACAGGCGGTTGGTAGGGGGAAACAGCCGCTGGTTAGCTTTCTCGAACCAGTTACGAGCTCGACCTGCGCCCAATCATCGCCGGCGCAAACGCAAAatcaacagcagcaacagcaacgcAGCGAATCGACGGAACACGAGGCGCCTACGACGACGAGTACGCCTTCTAGTACCCCCGGCATACCTAGCAGCCCTCAGCAACAACAAACGATACAGAGGCCGTCCTCGAGCACTCCCAGCACTCCTACGTCACATTCGAACCATCCGATCTACAATCATCAAACGcatcaacagcaacaacaatgGACCGGTGGTCAGGTCAGTGCCGCGTCTTGGGCAAAAGCACCCGATGCCGCGGCATTGCACTACACGTCACCTCCACCACCGACCACCTCCACAAAGGGCTCACCTTCCTCGTATGCGGCTTTGACGCAGCAGCCACCGAACTTTCTCACCGGCACAACGATAGGCGTTTGTCCGGAACACATGCAAGGTAGGCCGAGCGGCGTCGAGTGTCCCAAGTGCGAATTGATATTGGCCAGTAGTCGACTGGCAGGTCCAGGTGGACCGCTCGCCGGTATTCACAGTCGGAATTCCTGTAAGACTTTGAAATGTCCCAAGTGTAACTGGCACTACAAGTACCAAGAAACTCTTGAGATCCATATGAAGGAGAAACATCCGGAAAGCGAAACTTCATGTATCTATTGCATCGCTGGTCAGCCTCACCCTAGGCTAGCGCGTGGCGAGACGTATACTTGCGGATACAAGCCGTACAGATGCGAAGTGTGTAATtactcgacgacgacgaagggCAATTTGAGTATACACATGCAGAGCGATAAGCATCTAAACAATATGCAAGAACTCCAACAGGGCGGCGGCGGTGCTTCGGGTACGAACAATCCGTCTTCTTCTCAGGACACACCGATGCCAACGCGCAGCCCTCATCATCAACAAAATCACAGTCCGCATCTCAGCGGTCAAGCTGGAAGCCAGGGAAAACCGAAGCCTACGTTTCGCTGCGACGTTTGCAACTACGAGACCAACGTCGCGCGTAATCTCAGGATACACATGACCAGTGAAAAGCATACGCACAACATGCTGGTATTACAGCAAAACGTGAAGCACATGCAGACGCTCTCGGCGTTGCAGTCTCATCATCAGCAAGCGCAGCATCATCATCAGCAGGCTCAACAACAGCATCAACAGCAGCTGGAACAGTTGCTCCATCTCGGCGGTTTGGACAAGCCTCAACACGCCGAGGCCGCATTAGCGGACATGGCTTACAATCAGGCACTCTTAATACAAATGATGACGGGTGGTCAGTTACCGCCGCAACTTCCACCAGAACTGATGGGTGGCATGGCAGGCATGGGTGCGATGGGTGGTCTCGCAGGAGACGTTGGCCTTTCCCCGGATAGCATGGAACCGCCACCAGAACCGGCGGATCCGGACCCTTCGCACTTGTACCACTGTTGCGTTTGTAACAATTTCGCGACCGACTCGTTGGAGGCGCTGGGCCATCATTTAGCCGCCGATAGAACGAGAACTCGCGAGGGCGAAATACTCGCTCTCGTCGCTGGACACTTCGTCTGTAAACTTTGTTCCTACAAGACCAACCTGAAAGCAAATTTTCAATTACATTGCAAAACCGACAAACATCTTCAACGTTTGCAACACGTGAATCATGTGAAGGAGGGTGGCCCGAGGAACGAATGGAAGCTGAAATATTTGGCTTCGCCTACGAGTGCAGCCCAATTGCGTTGTCACGCGTGTGATTACTATACGAACAGTGCCCACAAATTAGCTCTGCACGCTGCATCGCCCAGGCACGAAGCTGCCGCTCTCTTACTGCGTCATCTTTTAGAGGCCAGTGCCAATATACCATCGCCGGGGAAACTCTATCATTGCGCTCTTTGCGGTTTTAGCGCGAGGCACAGGTTACCTCTCTTACAGCACGTTCGATCTCTTAGACATCTTCAAATGGAGCAACTACACCAACTTCATCGTAGAAGTGGCATTCAAGGAAACGAGACGCCGCACACCGACATCGGTGACGTGTTCCAAGTGGTAAGCGATCCCGATGTACCACCTACGCAGCAACCAAGTCCCACTACGCCAACGACGCCTAATGCTCCGAGTACCAACAACG AACGACGAGACGAAGGCAGCGACTGTGGTAGCGAGGTTAAACAAGAACCGGAAAACGATCAAGAAGTGGAAGCAGAGGCGGAGAATGAACAGGAGGAAATAAATTGTCCGTATTGCACTTATCAACCGACATCGCGAGAGGAATTAAAGCAACATTTGCAAGTGGCACACGTTCAAGACTCGGAAGACAAGGCTGAGGTAGTAAAGGAAGAACCCCCACCTGAATTGTTGTGCCCGCTATGCCAAGACGGCTTCAGGGAACGCGCTGCTTTGGAGAAACACGTAATGCAAATACACTCGGTAAATGCCGATGGTCTCCAGAGATTGTTACTTTTAGTGGATCAGAGTCATTGGTTGAATAACAATCCGCGAAGTAGTTCAACGCCAGCGGTGACAACACCGACTTCACCTTCGACAACGAGCAAATTGCACCAAGAGGAagatacgaacgaacgttctGGTGGAAACGAGGAAGTCGAGGAAATAGCACGGTGTACGGTATGCGGTCGAGTTTGTCGATCCCTCGAGGAACTTCAGCAACATCATAGAGAAGCTCATCCAGCTAGCACCCCGACCCTCGCGGTAAGCGAAAAGCATGTGTACAAGTACAGATGTGGACAATGTAGTTTGGCTTTCAAGACACTGGAGAAACTTCAACAACATTCTCAGTACCATGCGATAAGAGATGCGACGAAGTGTGCGCTATGTGCTAGATCCTTTCGATCGGTTCAAGCGTTGCAAAGACATCTCGAGTCTGCTCATGCCGATCTCCACGAGGACGAGCTCGCTCAATACAAACAAAGTTTGCTCCATGCGCATCCGTTGCTGCAAGCTTTGACCGAGGAAGCGATAAGGAGGCAGGGTGGACTAATTGGCGAACAGAACACCGAAGATGACGGAGGTAGAGGCGACGAGGAGGAAAGCGACGCTAGCGATTCCTCTCCGTTGCACAAGGAACAACGTCTTTTGGAGGATTATCTTAACAGTCAACCCGTTGCCGAGGATTCCTATCACGACCCAGGAAGGAAATTTAAGTGTCATCGGTGCAAAGTTGCATTCACAAGACAAAGTTATCTAACGGGACACAACAAGACTTTGTTGCATCGCAAAGGTGAGAAAATGTCCTATCCCATGGAAAAGTATTTAGATCCCAATAGGCCGTACAAGTGCGACGTTTGTAAGGAAAGTTTCACACAGAAGAATATACTTTTGGTACATTACAATAGCGTCAGCCATcttcataaattaaaaagagccATGCAAGAACAAGGGAACAATAATACCTTGATCTCCGTCGTACCACCGGCTAGTCCAACAGAGTCGCCAGACTCCCAACAAGATCAGGATAAAAAGCCGTACAAATGTAACATATGTAAGGTCGCTTATTCCCAAGGTAGTACACTGGACATTCACATGAGAAGTGTTTTGCATCAGACTCGTGCGAGCAAGTTACCGGATCTTGCTGCAAGCGGACAACTAGATCTTGCTCGTCCGCTGATCGAACAGCCACCTCCGTCGAGTCCCAATAGTCCACCGTGCAACACCAATACCAGTAATGCCGGTACGATGCTCTCTTGTCCTCGTTGCAGCGCCCTTTTTGTAAATCAAGAACAACTTTCTACTCATCAACAATTGTATTGTATCTTCAGCAATCCATTGGCATTGTTCCAACAATTAGCAGCTTCGCAACAATTAGCTTCTACCGGTCCTGCTAAAACGCCACCGCCTACGTCCACCACACCAGGACCTCATCAACATTTGCAGCAGGTGACGCAACACTCGTCTCAGACTGCTCAAGAGCTTTTAGCGCAGCCACGTCACAAAACATCACAAATGTACAAACATCTTTTGGAGAGTTTCGGTTTCGATCTCGTGATGCAATTCAATGAAAATCATCAGAGACgtcaaaggaaagaagaggaagccGCAGCAGCCCTTCAAGCTCAGCAAGAACAGCAAAAGCAGGAGCAACAGAAACAGGCGCTTGCCGCTCAGGCTGcacaagaaagagaggaagaaattgAAGAGCATACGGACGAAGACGTTATTCCTGAATTAACAAGAAGTACTTGTCAGCATTGTAACAAGGAGTTCAGTAGTGTTTGGGTGTTAAAAGCTCATTGTGAAGAGGTTCATCGAGATTTAGTGCCGCGCGAGTTCCTTGAGAAATACGCTCAACAATTTAAGTGCgagtatgaaaagaaaagcgtCGTAGTGACAGCAGCAACATCGTCTTCTACAACGACAGCACCTAGAAGTTCTACACCAGCAGCCAGTCAGCCACAGGACATTAGTTCTGAGAAAGAACAacgtgaaaaggaaaaggaagacaaCTTAGAGATAAAAGAGCGCATAACCAGAACACCGGAAGCAACTTCTACCACTCCGGCAACAACGCCTGTCTTGAGCAATACTCCTGTATCGAGCACCGATTCCATCACGCCTACAGTTCTACCTACTAATCCACAACACCAGCATACTATTccacaacagcagcaacaacaacagcaacagcagcaacaacagcagcaacaacagcagcagcaacaacagcaacaacagcacgCTCAGTTAACATTAGCTCAGCAGGTGTCCGAAATGCAAGCGGCTTTGAATGCGATGGCAGCGTCTCAACTGCAGCAACAATTGCAACAATATCCTGGATTAATGATGGGCATGATGGGATTACCTCTGGGATTAAACGTACCAGCTCTGGCAGCAATGAACCTCCAACCACCTTTGGTTCCGATGATGTTACCACCACCTCCGTACGATGGAGCAGCCGCGGCTTATCCTCCCATAAATGCTCAAGCTGATTTACTCGCGAAACAACATCTCGCCTTGCAACAGCAGCAAGCAGCTGCG GCAAATGCAGCAGCTTCGCAGAAACGAGCACGTACGCGTATAACGGACGAACAACTAAAGATCTTGAGAGCACACTTTGACATTAATAATTCCCCGGGTGAAGAGCAAATTTTAGACATGGCCGCACAAAGTGGCTTACCACCGAAAGTCATAAAGCATTGGTTCCGCAATACGTTATTTAAAGAGAGGCAACGTAACAAAGATAGCCCGTACAATTTTAACAATCCACCGAGTACCACGTTAAATCTCGAGGAGTATGAGAAAACCGGAGAGGCTAAAGTTACTCCACTAAATTCGAGCGTATCGGGAGGTAGCTCCTCGGACGATAAAAGCCCGAACAAACAAACGACGCCACCACCGTCGATGGCCACGGTCTGTAATTCACAGACTAcagaaataaaacaagagaCACTGGATCAGCCGCAATGTCATCAACAGTCGCAACAATCGCAACAATCGCATCAGGAAGAACAACATCACTCACCTGGTAGTTCCGGTGGACAACAATCACGACCGCATTCTCCGGCTCTCAGTATGAGTTCAGTATTTTCAGGTATCCATCACGATGTTTCATCTCATACTCCTTCAACCACTACTGCACCAAGCACACCAATGTTACCACCAAAACTAACACCACAGAATTTTGCAAGTCCTACGCCAGGCGGTGGAGGAGTCGTACCAAGTGCGATCGCTGCCATGGCGTTGACACCACAGAGATCATTAAGTCCTGGACGTGGACCGACGGATTATTCCTTCGGAGGTAACAGCAACGGTAGTAATTCATCAGGCGGTAGTTCAGGAAAACGTGCAAATCGAACTAGATTCACCGACTATCAAATCAAAGTTTTACAAGAATTCTTCGAGAACAATGCTTATCCCAAAGATGACGATTTGGAATATCTAAGCAAATTACTTGGACTCAGTCCGCGAGTAATAGTCGTTTGGTTCCAGAATGCTAGACAGAAAGCACGGAAAGTGTATGAGAATCAACCGGCCGCGGAACCCGTGACACCTGGCGGGCGTGAGGGTGACGATGGATCTGGAAGATTTCAAAGAACACCTGGATTGAATTATCAGTGTAAGAAATGCCTGTTGGTATTCCAAAGATACTACGAACTTATTCGTCATCAGAAGACACATTGTTTCAAAGAGGAAGACGCAAAGCGTAGCGCTCAAGCTCAAGCTGCGGCAGCTCAAGTCGCTGCTGTTTTAAGCTCAGAGGATAGTAACAGCAGttccaccaccactaccaccaatGCTGTCACCAACAATCCACCGACTACGCCCGCTCTTACGGAACAATTGCAACAACCGTTGAACGCAACGGCCTCTCCCCATCACCAGCAACAAACGTTGTCCCAACAACATCAACAGTCCCAACAGCAAtcgcagcaacagcaacagcagcaacaacaacagcaacaacaacagcaagcGCAGACTGAATCCAAGGAAGGTAGCTTTCAGTGCGACAAATGCAACTTGATGTTCGGTCGATTCGAACTTTGGCGCGAACATCAGCTAGTACATATCATGAACCCGTCCCTGTTCCCGCCGGCCTATCCGCCAGACTCTCCATTTGGAATTCTACAACAGCAAGCACTGAACGCTACCTCCGGAGCTGCAACGGATGCTCCTCATCCTTTGATCGCCATGATGCAAGACAGGAAAAGGAAGTACGAAGACTTTGACGATACCTCGGGTACGGATGCACGTTCGAACTCGGAGCACAGCGAACAACCGAAAGACAAACGTTTGAGGACAACGATATTACCGGAACAATTGGATTAcctttatcaaaaatatcagATAGAGTCGAATCCGTCGAGAAAAATGCTGGAGACGATCGCACGAGAGGTAGGACTAAAGAAGCGTGTTGTACAAGTGTGGTTTCAAAATACTCGTGCTCGCGAGCGCAAAGGTCAATTTCGTGCACACAGTCAGGTGATAAACAAACGATGTCCATTCTGCCCGGCATTATTCAAGGTAAAGTCCGCATTGGAGTCACACCTGAGCAGTAAACACGCGGACCAAGTAGCACGTGGAGAAGTAAACATTGACAACATACCCGACGAGGAGTTATCGATGGAATCGGCACCATCGAACCCCAGCACGCCGAACATGATGCCACCACTCTTCCCCCCTTTCAATACAGACATGGAAGCTTCACTGAAGAAGTATTACGAGGAGTCGATGAAACGGTATATCAGCGAGCTTCAGGCTCATGCTAGCAACGGCAAACAGGAATCGTCGAACCATCAGAGCGGTGTTAACATCGGTGAATCGCCATTGGATCTGAGCAAACCGGTCGACTTGAGCCGCCCGGTGAAACTCAGTCTCGGTGGTCTGAGCAATCTTTTAGAGGAGCAACACAGTGGCCATTTCCGGGGTGGTAGCGATTGCGGTCCGCTGACCGATCTCTCGGAACGTAGTATTTGTGGGGATGACGATAGTATGAGCGAAACAACCGAGTTCTTGGACGACGAGAGTGGACCAGCGAGCCCTGCATCGAGCACTCAAAGTTCGAGGCAAGGACCGGCGACTGGCGTGAACGCCGGTACAACGGTCGGTCCGGCTGCTAGCGGGAATACGAGTGTACCCGCTGGAGCTACCGGACAGTCCGCTGGCAAGAGATACAGAACGCAGATGTCGGCGACGCAAGTGAAGGTGATGAAGTCGCTCTTCTCGGACTACAAGACGCCAACTATGGCCGAGTGCGAGATGCTCGGCCGCGAGATAGGCCTACCGAAACGCGTCGTCCAG GTCTGGTTCCAGAACGCGCGTGCCAAGGAAAAGAAGGCCAGGCTCGCGGCTGGGTTACCGGCCGAGGGCTCAGCCGTTCAACCACATCGCGGTCCGACCGGGCCGGACGAGTGCAGGCTTTGCTCCGTCCGGTACTCACCGAAATCACCTCTTCAGGAGCACGTCTTCTCACGACGGCACATCGACTCGGTCCGCGTTGCCGTTGAAGAGGGTAGTCTGGTACCTCCTACACCTGGTGCACCGATTACCGCGCAACCGGTCTGCGCTAGCGCGACCATTCCTAACTCTCCCCTCATTGTGACCAATCAACAACAACCTGcccagcagcaacaacagcaacaacaacagcagcagcagcagcagcagcaacaacagcagcagcagcagcaatcTGCCCAGCAGCAACAGTCCGACGAAAACATGATGTATGGATCCTTGTTCCTCCATCCCACGGCGATGTTCCAgccgcagcagcagcaacatccGGCAGCCGCTGCGGCCAGCACAGCTACCACCACGGCCG